One Neovison vison isolate M4711 chromosome 2, ASM_NN_V1, whole genome shotgun sequence genomic window carries:
- the GJB5 gene encoding gap junction beta-5 protein, translated as MNWGIFEGLLSGVNKYSTAFGRIWLSLVFIFRVLVYLVTAERVWSDDHKDFDCNTKQPGCSNVCFDEFFPVSHVRLWALQLILVTCPSLLVVMHVAYREAREKKHREAVGEDGGRLYLHPGKKRGGLWWTYVCSLVFKAAVDTAFLYVFHSFYPRYTLPHVVKCHIAPCPNTVDCFISKPSEKNIFTLFMVVTAAICILLNLVELVYLVSKRCREGLAARRARATGMGHCPDGATSSCKGDDLLSGDLIFLGSDAHPPLLPDLPRDHVTKTLL; from the coding sequence ATGAACTGGGGGATCTTCGAAGGGCTCCTGAGTGGGGTCAACAAGTACTCCACTGCCTTTGGGCGCATCTGGCTGTCTCTGGTCTTCATCTTCCGCGTGCTGGTGTACCTGGTGACGGCTGAGCGGGTGTGGAGCGATGACCACAAGGATTTTGACTGCAACACCAAGCAGCCGGGATGCTCCAATGTCTGCTTTGATGAGTTCTTCCCTGTGTCCCATGTGCGCCTCTGGGCCCTGCAACTTATCCTGGTCACCTGCCCCTCGCTGCTCGTGGTCATGCACGTGGCCTATCGAGAGGCTCGGGAGAAGAAGCACCGAGAAGCGGTGGGGGAGGACGGCGGGCGCCTCTACCTGCACCCCGGCAAGAAGCGGGGTGGGCTCTGGTGGACGTATGTCTGCAGCCTGGTGTTCAAGGCCGCCGTGGACACCGCCTTCCTCTATGTGTTCCACTCATTCTACCCCAGATATACCCTCCCTCATGTGGTCAAGTGTCATATAGCTCCGTGTCCCAACACAGTGGACTGCTTCATCTCCAAGCCCTCAGAGAAGAACATCTTCACTCTCTTCATGGTGGTCACAGCCGCCATTTGCATCCTGCTCAACCTCGTAGAGCTGGTCTACCTGGTGAGCAAGAGGTGCCGCGAGGGCTTGGCGGCGAGGAGAGCCAGGGCCACCGGCATGGGCCATTGCCCAGATGGTGCCACCTCTTCCTGCAAGGGGGACGACCTCCTCTCAGGTGACCTCATCTTTCTGGGCTCGGATGCTCACCCTCCTCTCTTACCAGATCTCCCTCGAGACCACGTGACCAAGACCCTTCTGTGA